The DNA region CGGCGGCGACCGGGGGTCGTGGCGTGGACGTGGTGCTGAACGCGCTGGCGTACGAGTTCGTCGATGCGTCGTTGGACCTGTTGCCGCGTGGTGGGCGGTTCCTGGAGATGGGCAAGACCGATGTCCGGGATGCGGCGGGTGTGGCGGCGGGGCGGGCGGGTGTGGAGTACCGGGCGTTCGATCTGATCGAGGCGGGTCCGGACCGGATCGCGGAGATGCTCGCGGAGTTGCTGTCGCTGTTCGGTGCGGGGGTGCTGCGGCCGTTGCCGGTGAGGACGTGGGACGTGCACCGGATCCAGGACGCGTTCCGGTACGTCAGTCAGGCGCGTCATGTCGGCAAGGTCGTGCTGACGGTGCCGCGCGGTGTCGATCCCGAGGGCACGGTGCTGGTGACGGGTGCGTCGGGCACGCTGGGTGCTCTGGTGGCGCGGCATCTGGTGGTGGGGCACGGGGTGCGGCGTCTGGTGCTGGCGAGTCGGCGTGGTGCGGATGCCCCGGGTGCGGCGGAGTTGGTCGCGGAGCTGACCGGGGCCGGTGCGAGTGTGACGGTGGAGGCCTGTGACGTGGCCGACCGGGAGGCGCTGGCCGCGCTCCTGGCGCGGATCCCGGCGCAGGCACCGCTGACGGGGGTCGTGCACACGGCGGGTGTGCTGGACGACGGGGTGATCGAGTCGCTCACCCCGGAGCGCTTCGACACGGTCCTGCGTCCGAAGCTGGATGCGGCCTGGCACCTGCACGAACTCACCGAACACCTCGACCTGTCGACGTTCGTGTTGTTCTCCTCCGCCGCCGGAACCTTCGGCGCGGCCGGCCAGGGCAACTACGCCACGGCCAACGCGTTCCTGGACGGGCTGGCGCAGCACCGTCGGGCGAAGGGCCTGCCCGCGGTGTCCCTGGCGTGGGGTCTGTGGGCGGAGGCCTCCGGGATGACCGGGGCCCTGGGCGACGGCAACCTCCAGCGGGTCAACCGCTCCGGCGTGGAGGGGCTCTCGACCGCGGAGGCGCTCGAACTCCTCGACACCGCACAGACGATGAACGACGCCGTGCTCTACCCGGTGCGGCTCAACCTGCCCGCCACGGCGAAGGTGGAGAGCAGTGCCGTCCCGGCCCTGCTGCGCGGACTGGTGCGGATCACGGGACGCAGGCTCGCGCAGGCCGGCGGTGCCCCCGCCGACGGCGCGTCACTGCGCCGGCGGATGCACGGGTTGACCGAGATCCAGCAGGACGGTGTGCTCCTCGAACTCGTTCGGGAGCACGCCGCCACGGTCCTCGGTCACGCCTCCGCCGAGACGCTTCCGGAAGGGGCGGGCTTCCCCGAGCTCGGACTCGACTCGTTGACGGCGGTCGAGCTGCGCAACCGCCTGAACGCGGCGACCGGCCTGCGACTGCCGGCGACGGTGATCTTCGACTACCCGGCGCCCGCCGCCCTGGCCGCGAACCTGCGGGAGGAACTGGCCGAGGCCGCTGCGAGCGGGGCCGCCGGTCCGGAGCGCGACGGGCACGGGGGTGCGGCGCAGTCCCCGGGGACAGGCTCCTCCGACGGCCACACCATCGAATCCCTCTACCGGCAGGCGTGCGCCGACGGGAAGTACCAGGAGGGCGTGGAGTTCCTGATGAGCGCGTCGAGGTTGCGCCCCGCCTTCGAGCGGTCGGCGGACATGGAGAAGGCGCCCAACCCCGTTCGGCTCGCACGCGGTCCGAAGGAGCCCAGGCTCATCTGCTTCACGGCCCCCGTCGCGGTGTCCGGAGCCCAGCAGTACGCGCGCTTCGCGTCGAACTTCCGGGACGTCCAGGACGTGTACGTCGTGCCGACTCCCGGCTTCGGCCGGGGAGAACGGGTACCCGCTTTCGCGGAAGCGACGATCAGGGTGCAGGCGGAAATTGTGAAGGAATGCGCCGGAGGGGAACCTTTCGTCCTTCTCGGGCATTCCAGTGGGGGATGGTTGGCGCACGCCGCGGCCACCTACCTGGAGAGTGCCGGCATTCGGTCGGAGGGTGTCGTGCTACTGGACACCTATGCACCCGGAAGCAAGATCGTCGATAGGTACCATTCGACGTTCATGAACGGTATGCTGCAACGGGAGCAGGCGGTCGGGCGGATCGACGAAGTCCGTTTGACTGCGATGGGGGCGTATTTTCGGGTCTTCTCCGAGTGGACACCGCGTGAAACCGCGATCCCCACCCTGTTCCTCAGGGCCTCGGAGTCCCTGGCCGCGGCAAGTGAAGACGCAGTGCGCGATGAACCCGCAACTCCGGCGGCCGACTGGCGACCCATCTGGGAGCTCGATCACGTGGCCGTCGACGTTGCGGGAAATCACTGGTCGATGATGGAGGAGCACGCCTCCTCTGCCGCGGAGGCTGTTCGCGACTGGCTTTCCGGACTGGCCTGACCAGTCCTCTCCGAAATGCATGCGGGGGGAATCCGTGTGATTCCCCCCGCGGGGGTTGCCGCAATGGGCGGCAAAGCTTTGGGAAAACCATGGGAAGGTTGCTATGGCAGAGCAGGAACTGAATCGGGACGAGATCTCCCCGATGCCGCCGTCCGTGCAGAACGGCTCGGCCGAGCTGCTGGCCTGGTTGAAGCGGATGCGGCAGGACCAGCCGGTCTACCGCGACCCGGTCGGGATCTACCACGTCTTCCGTTACAAGGACGTCCAGCAGGTCACGCTGGACCCGCAGACGTTCTCCTCCGACTCGGCCACCGTCATTCCGGGCGTCCCCGCCGAGCTGACCAGCGGCATGCTCTCGGTGACCGACCCGCCGGCGCACGCCAAGCTGCGCAAGATCGCCGGTCAGGCGTTCTCGCCCAAGCGGATCAAGGACCTGGAGCCGCGGGTCGTCGAGATCACCGAGCAGCTCCTGGCGGACCTGCCGGCCGCCGAGTTCGACTTCGTCGACCTCTTCAGCCACCCGCAGCCGGCCCTGGTCATCGCCGAGCTGCTCGGCATCCCGCGCGAGGACGTCCCCAAGTTCCGTGCGTGGGACGAGAAGCTGCTCGCCACCCAGGTTCCGGACCGCAACAACGAGGCCGAGATGGCCGCCGCGGCGGAGGTCGCCATGGGCGGCGGCGCCTTCGGTGAGCTCAAGGCCTACATGCTGGAGCTGTGCGGGAAGCGCCGGGCCCAGGCCGAGGACGACTTCATCAGCGCGCTGGTCCACGCCGAGGTCGACGGCGAGCGGCTGGGCGACAACGAGGCGGCCAACCTCTGCATCCAGCTCCTGCTCGCGGGGCACGTCAGCACGACCGCGGTCCTCGGCCACCTGCTCCTGGCCCTCGACGGCAACCCGGAGGTCGCGGCCGAGCTGCGGGCCGACCGCGAGCTGATCCCGGCGGCGATCGAGGAGCTGCTGCGGCACCAGCCGCCCGCCCCCAAGTTCGCCCGTTTCACCACGGTCGACACCGAGGTCGCCGGAGTCGCCATTCCGGCGAAGAGCGTCGTCATGGTGTGGGTGCTGTCGGCCAACCACGACGAGCAGGTGTTCACCGAGCCGGACAGCTTCGACATCCACCGGACCCCCAACAAGCACGTGGCGTTCGGTCACGGAATCCACTTCTGCTTCGGCTCCGCGCTGGCCCGTATCGAGATCCGGACCGCCCTGGAAATGCTGTTCGACAAGTTCGATGACATCCGGGTCGCCCCGGAAGCGCAGATCGAGTACTACGAGTCCGAGATGTTCGCCGTGAAGCGGATTCCGCTCCTCGCGAGCTGATCCGGTCGCCTCGGTCGAAATCGGCGGGCGCCGGAACGGTGCCCGTCCGAAACGGCACACCCGTGGAGTGGCGAGCGTTCGAACGGCGCCCGCCTGAAACGGCGCGCCACGCCCGCCGGGCCCCTTTCCCGGGCCCGGCGGGCGGCCGGAACGTCAAGTCGAGGAGTGGATCATGACCACCGTGGAGAATTCGGCGCACGACGGCGGGGCGGCACACCGGCTCGCTGTCCTGGGTGCCGGTGTGATGGGTGTGGGAATCACGACGCTGGCCCTCGCCCGCGGGATTCCCGTCATTCTCGTGGACGTGGACGGGGCGAAACTCGACGAGGCCCGGGCGAGGATCTCCCAGGAGCTTCGGATGGCCCGGCTGATGGGTGTCCTGCCGCCGGACGGAGCGGTCGGGGAGCTCGTCACCGCGACGGCCCTCGACGCGGTCGCCGGAGCGACGGCCGTGATCGAGGCGGTCACCGAGGCCAGGGACCTCAAGGCGGAGGTCCTGGCCGGCGTCTCGGCGGTGGTGCGGCCGGGGACCCCGCTGGTCTCCAACACGTCGTCGATCCCGATCGACGAGTTGGCGGGCTTCGTGCCGCGCCCGGCGGAGCTGATCGGCACGCACTTCATGAACCCGCCCTACCTGATCCGCACCGTGGAGGTCATCCGCGGTGCGCGCACCGGGGAGGCCACGATGGCCGGGGTCCGGTCGCTGCTGGACGCGCTCGGCCGCAAGGGCGTCGTGGTGCGCGACGCGCCGGGCTTCGTGACCAGCCGTCTGCTGCACCCGATGATCAACGACGCGGCCAAGGTCGTGCAGGCGGGCACCGCGACGGCCGAGGCCGTCGACGCCCTGATGCAGGACTGCCTGGGCCACGCCACCGGGCCGCTGCGCACCGCGGACCTGATCGGGCTGGACAACCTCGTGGACTCCCTGTGGGTGCTCCACGAGCGCACCGGGGACGAGGGTGCCCGCCCCTGTGACCTGTTGCTGGAAATGGTTCGAGCGGGCGACCACGGTCGCAAGTCGGGCCGTGGCTTCTACGAGTACGAGGAGGTACGGCCGTGACCGTATCGAACGACCGGTCGACCGACACCGCAGCCGGGGGCGCCGGCTCCATCGAGGCGGACCTGCTGAGCTACCTGGAGGCCAGGACCAAGAAGTCCTGGGAGCCGGAGCTCGACCTCTTCGCCGCCGGCGGACTGTCCTCGCTCTTCGCGATGGAGCTCGTCGTCCACCTGGAGAAGACCTTCGGCATCTCGATCGGCGGTGCGGACCTGCGGCTGGACAACTTCCGCACGGTCAGGCAGATGGGCGAACTGGTACGCCGGCTCCAGGCGTCCGCCTCCGGAGCCGGCGGTGAGTGAGTCGCTCGCCGACATGTCCGCCACGCTCACCGGACTGGTGGGCGACCGGGCGGACGACTGGGACAGGACCGGACTGCTGCCGGTGGACCTGCTCCGCAAGCTCGGTGCCATGGGCTACCTCTGTGCGGAGGTGCCGACCCAGTACGGCGGCCTGGGTCTGAGCAGCGGAACGAGTGGTGAGTTCACGGCTCATGCCGGGAGCCTGTGCAGCTCGCTGCGCAGCGTGATGACCTCGCAGGGCATGGCGGCCTGGACGATCCAGCGCTTCGGCACCGCGCGGCAGAAGGCCGACCACCTCGGCAGGCTGACGACGGGGCAGCTGGCCGCGGTCGCCTTCAGCGAGCCGGACGCCGGCAGCGACCTGTCGGCGATGACCACCACGATCCGGCTGGAGGGCGACGAGGTCGTCCTGGACGGGCAGAAGGTCTGGATCACCGCCGCGCACTACGCCGACCACATCGTGGTCTTCGGGCGTCACGAGGACGGCGCCGCCGCCGTCGTGGTGCCCGTCACCACCCCCGGCGTCACGGTGGAGCGGATCGCGGACCCGCTCGGCTGCCGTGCCGCGGGCCATGCACGGGTGAGCCTGGTGGACGTCAGGCTGCCCGCGGAGAGCGTGCTCGGTGGGGCGGGTGTCGGCCTTCCGCTGCCGCTGCTGGTGACCGCGGCGCTGGCCTACGGCCGGATGTCGGTGGCCTGGGGGTGTGTCGGCATCCTGCGGGCCTGTCTGGCCGCCACCGCCGGCCACGCCAGGACCAGGGAGCAGTTCGGCCGGCCCCTGGGGCGGCACCAGCTCGTGGCGGGCCGGCTGGCGGAACTGCTGGCCTCCGAGCAGGTCGCCACCCGGATGTGCGAGCACGCCAGCCGCTGCTGGGACGACGGCCTGCCGGACATGGTCATCGCCACGGTCCTGGCCAAGCACGTCAGCGCCGGACACGCGGCCCGCGGGGCCGCCTCGGCGGTCCAGATCATGGCCTCGGCGGGCGCGCAGGACGGGAACGTGGTGGCCAGGGCGTACCGGGACGCCAAGTTGATGGAGATCATCGAGGGCAGCAACGAGATGTGCCAGCTGATGCTGGCCGACCACGTCCTGACCGCCGCGCCGTGAGACTTCGACGGCGACGGCGACACCGATACGGGGGAGGAGACGGTTCCAGTGGGTGACAAGAGCGCCGACGGCACGCCGGTGACGGTGAAGTGCCTCGTGTGGGACCTGGACAACACGCTGTGGCGGGGCACGCTGCTGGAGGACGGCGAGGTCTCCCTGCCGGACTCGGTGCGCGAGGTGATCGTCGAACTGGACGCCCGGGGCGTCCTCCAGTCGGTGGCCAGCAAGAACGACCACGAGCCGGCCTGGAGCAGGCTGGAGGAGCTGGGCCTCGCCGAGTACTTCGTCCTGCCGCAGATCGGCTGGGGCCGGAAGTCGGACTCGGTGGCACGGATCGCCGAGCAGCTCAACTTCGCCCAGCGCACCATCGCGTTCGTCGACGACCAGCCGGCGGAGCGTGCGGAGGTCGTCTTCCACCTCCCCGAGGTGCGGTGCTACGCCGCCGAGCAGGTGGACGAGCTGCTGAAACTCCCGGAGTTCGACCCCGGGACCCGGACGGTCGACTCGGCCCGGCGCCGGGAGATGTACCAGGCGGGCTTCCGGCGGGAGGCCGAGCGCAGTGAGTTCAACGGCCCGGACGAGGAGTTCCTGCGCTCGCTGGAACTCGTGCTGGGCATCACCCGGGCCACCCCGGACGACCTGGCCCGGGTCGAGGAACTCACCCTGCGGACCAGCCAGATGAACGCCACCGGCGTCCACTACTCGGATCGGGCGCTGCACGGTCTGCTGGCCGATCCGAAGCACGAGGTGCTGGTGACCACGCTCACCGACCGCTTCGGCCCGCACGGCGCCGTGGGGGTGCTCCTGCTGGAGAAGCACGCCTCCGTGTGGCACCTGAAGCTGCTCGCGACCTCCTGCCGGGTCGTCTCCTTCGGGGCCGGCGCGACCATCCTCAACTGGCTCGCGGACCAGGCCGCGCAGGCGGGTGCCCACCTCGCGGCCGACTTCCGGCGTACGGACCGCAACAGGATGATGGAGATCGCCTACCGCTTCGCCGGGTTCGACGACCGGCCGTGCGCCTGCCGCGCGGAGCTCGCGGCCCCCGGGGCGGAGATCCAGCTGCTGCACCTGGAGCCGGCCAGGCAGCCGGCGTCCCCGACGATCAGGGTGGACGCACCGGACCTGGTGTAGACCCGCCGGGCGGCCGGGTGCCGGATGTGAGAGGGGGACCGCTGGGAGCCGCGCACCGCGGCTCCCAGCGGTCCCCTCCGCCGTCGGGCGTACCCGGGGGGGCGGGGGTGCCGCTCCGGCTCAGACGCCCTTCTTGTGGGCGAGCGTGATGCCGTCCGCCATCACCAGCATGCTGATCTCCACCCGGTCGTCCGCGTGCAGCAGGGTGTTCAGCTCGCGCACCCCCTGAGTGTCCGCGTCCTGCGCGTCGGGGTCGGTGACCCGGCCGAAGAAGAGCGTGTTGTCCACGATGATCAGGCCGCCGGGCCGGAGCAGCGCGAGCGACGCCTCGTAATACGCCGGGTAATTCACCTTGTCGGCGTCTATGAAGACCAGGTCGAAACTCTCCGCTCCCTTTTCCGCGAGCAGTTTCCCCAGGGTTTCGACGGCTGTGCCGACACGCACCTCGATGCGGTCCGAAACGCCTGCCCGCTTCCAGTAGTCGGCTCCGATGGCGGGCCACTTCTCACTGATGTCGAGCGTGACGAGGCGGCCGTCGGCCGGCAGGGCGCGTGCCATGCAGAGCGTGCTGTAACCGGTGAAGGTGCCGATCTCCAGCACCGACTTCGCCTTCACCAACCCGACCAGCAGGCCCAGGAGTTGGCCTTCCTCGGCCATGACCTGCATGGCCTCGCCGGCCGGGAGCGCCGCGGTCTCCCGGCGAAGTTCCGCAAGGATGTCGTCGTCGCGGACCGAAATGTTCCGCACATAGCTGAGCAGATCTGACGTGGCATTGATTTGAGTGGCCATGGAAGCAAAGTCTAGATCCGTCGGACGCTCCGGTGCCATCGTTCGGCCCGGCTGATCGACGAATCCGGAGACCGGTCGCCGCACCGTTTCGGCGAACCCGCCCCTGAAGGGTGTCGGAACTCCGACCGGGCCGTCGGCCCGGGTGCTCCGCGTGCAGTCGGGCGGTGCCCGTACGCGGGGGAGGTCCCGGCCGCCGGGCCGCCACGAGGGGCCGGCCGGGGGACCGTCCCCCCGCCGCCCGCGGCTCCCGGCCGGGCGGGCCGCGGAGCGCTACTCGGCGACGTAGGTGCGTCCGGTCCAGACGTAGACCCGGTGGGCGCGGCCCTCGCGCACCTCGTTCTCGGCGGTGGGCTCGTAGTGGTCGTAGTAGTTCCCCTGAAATACCTTCAATTTCTCCGTCGACTCCTCGACATACCGGTATTCCGGCTGGGCGGATATGTCCTGGGGGCCGCCGCGCAGCAGTGCATTGGGCCTCTCGGTGGATGTCAAAGCCAATCCTCCTCGATTCAGAGAACACTCGCATGACCGGGCATGTCAGGTGCCGAGCATAACCGTCGCCCGCAGGGCGGTGAACCCCTATGGCAGCCCCCTAGGAGGGCCGTCGGGTGAGGGGTTGCGAGTCTCGGGATCCGGTGGAAATCCTGACGGGTGACCTTGTGCGCGGCCTATCGGGCCGCCGAGTGGACAGGGTTCGCAGCAGAGGGGAATCGACGCGAGTATGACCGAGGCAGCTGAACACGATCTTTGGCTCAGGCGATATCACCCGGCCGGGCGGAGCAAGGTGCGATTGGTCTGCTTCCCGCACGCAGGCGGATCGGCGAGTTTCTACTTCCCCGTCTCGGCCGCGCTCTCGCCGGGGATCGACGTGCTGGCCGTGCAGTACCCCGGCCGGCAGGACCGGCGGCTGGAGCCCTGCACCGACGACATCCCCGCGATGGCCGACCGGATCTTCCGGGCCACGGACATCTGGGCCGACGGGCCGCTCGCCCTCTTCGGGCACAGCATGGGCGCGATCCTCGCCTTCGAGGTCGCCCGGAGGATCGAGCGCGAGCTCGGAGTGGCGCCCGTCCGCCTGTTCGCCTCGGGGCGGCGGGCCCCGTCGTGCACCCGGGACGAGACGGTGCACCTCAGGGACGACGACGGCATCGTGCGGGAGCTGCAGCTCCTGAGCGGGACCGACGCCCGGGTCCTCGGGGACGAGGAACTGCTGCGCATGGTCCTCCCGGCGCTCCGCAACGACTACCGGGCGATCGAGACCTACCGCGGCGACGACGGCGCCGCCGTCTCCTGCCCCGTGACGGTCCTGACCGGCGACGCCGACCCCAGGACCTCGATGGACGAGGCCCTGGCCTGGCGCGGTCACACGACGGGGGAGTTCGACCTGGAGGTGTTCCCCGGCGGGCACTTCTTCCTCGCGGCACGGCAGGAGGCCGTCCTGAAGGCGATCGGGGAGCGGCTCGTTCCGGCGACGGTCTCCTGACCCCCCACCCGGGCCGGGGCCTTTCGGCCTGTTTCGCCCAGGGGGACGGGTGTCCATCTGAGGGGTGTTCATAGGGGTGGGCGCGTGGATAGCCTGCCGACGCCATGGGCCCATGCAGTGAAAGGTGAATCGGGTAAATGACCGACTTGGAAACCAACTCTGAAATGGACTTCCCGATCATTCGGACGTGTCCGTTCCAGCCGCCGGCCGAGTACGCGGAGATCCGCGCAAAGCGGGCCCCGGTCCGCGCGAGGATCTACAACGGCAATCTGATCTGGGTGATCACGGATTACGAGGATGCGCGTGCTGTTCTACTGGATCATAAGAACTTCAGCTCGGACATCACGAACCCGGCCTACCCGCTCTACACCGCGATCATGGAAGGTACGCGGAACTTTCCGACGCTTCCGACCATGGATCCGCCGCAGCACACCGCCTTCCGCAAGACGCTGATCAGCGAGTTCTCGGTGCGCCGCGCCAACGAGCTGCGCCCCGGGATCCAGAAGCACGCCGACGAGCTGATCGACGCCATGCTGGCCGGCGAGCGCCCGGTGGACCTGGGCGCGGCCTTCGCGACCCCGTTGATCGAGCGGGTGACCTGCGAGCTGCTCGGCATGTCGAGTGCCGACATGCAGGCCGCGGTGGCCCAGAGCGTCGGCGCGCTGATGCAGCAGCAGATGGCGGCCGTGCAGGAGAGCGGCGTCGCACCGGACCCGATCGCGCAGGCCCAGGCGGCAGTGGGCTTTCAGTTCGTCGCGATGCACCAGTACTTCGCCCGGGTGGTCGCCGAGAAGTCGGAACAGCCGGGCGACGACATGCTCAGCCGGCTGATCACCAGGTTCGTCGAGCCCGGCGAGCTGACCCGGGACCAGCTCGCCAACCTGGCGTTCGTGGTCTTCGTCGCCGGAGTGGCCCCCACGACGTCGATGGTCAACATCGGCACGGCGACGCTGCTGGACGACCCCGAGCAGCTCGCCGTCGTGAAGAGCGGCCCGGGGGCGGTCCCCGGTGCCGTGGAGGAGCTCCTGCGCTACCTCAGCGTCCTCGACCTCCTGCCCCGGGTGGCGGCGGCCGACGTCGAGATCGGCGGCACGCTGATCCGCAAGGGGGAAGGCGTCATCGTCCCCAACGCGGCGGCCAACCGCGACGAGCGGGTCTTCGCCGACCCGGACAA from Kitasatospora sp. NBC_00458 includes:
- a CDS encoding cytochrome P450, whose amino-acid sequence is MAEQELNRDEISPMPPSVQNGSAELLAWLKRMRQDQPVYRDPVGIYHVFRYKDVQQVTLDPQTFSSDSATVIPGVPAELTSGMLSVTDPPAHAKLRKIAGQAFSPKRIKDLEPRVVEITEQLLADLPAAEFDFVDLFSHPQPALVIAELLGIPREDVPKFRAWDEKLLATQVPDRNNEAEMAAAAEVAMGGGAFGELKAYMLELCGKRRAQAEDDFISALVHAEVDGERLGDNEAANLCIQLLLAGHVSTTAVLGHLLLALDGNPEVAAELRADRELIPAAIEELLRHQPPAPKFARFTTVDTEVAGVAIPAKSVVMVWVLSANHDEQVFTEPDSFDIHRTPNKHVAFGHGIHFCFGSALARIEIRTALEMLFDKFDDIRVAPEAQIEYYESEMFAVKRIPLLAS
- a CDS encoding cytochrome P450; its protein translation is MTDLETNSEMDFPIIRTCPFQPPAEYAEIRAKRAPVRARIYNGNLIWVITDYEDARAVLLDHKNFSSDITNPAYPLYTAIMEGTRNFPTLPTMDPPQHTAFRKTLISEFSVRRANELRPGIQKHADELIDAMLAGERPVDLGAAFATPLIERVTCELLGMSSADMQAAVAQSVGALMQQQMAAVQESGVAPDPIAQAQAAVGFQFVAMHQYFARVVAEKSEQPGDDMLSRLITRFVEPGELTRDQLANLAFVVFVAGVAPTTSMVNIGTATLLDDPEQLAVVKSGPGAVPGAVEELLRYLSVLDLLPRVAAADVEIGGTLIRKGEGVIVPNAAANRDERVFADPDKLDVTRPTARQHIAFGHGIHQCIGMNVARVQLEIAFETLFRRIPDLRLAVPIEEVRPAMPSPLPELNQLLVTW
- a CDS encoding thioesterase II family protein; protein product: MTEAAEHDLWLRRYHPAGRSKVRLVCFPHAGGSASFYFPVSAALSPGIDVLAVQYPGRQDRRLEPCTDDIPAMADRIFRATDIWADGPLALFGHSMGAILAFEVARRIERELGVAPVRLFASGRRAPSCTRDETVHLRDDDGIVRELQLLSGTDARVLGDEELLRMVLPALRNDYRAIETYRGDDGAAVSCPVTVLTGDADPRTSMDEALAWRGHTTGEFDLEVFPGGHFFLAARQEAVLKAIGERLVPATVS
- a CDS encoding acyl carrier protein translates to MTVSNDRSTDTAAGGAGSIEADLLSYLEARTKKSWEPELDLFAAGGLSSLFAMELVVHLEKTFGISIGGADLRLDNFRTVRQMGELVRRLQASASGAGGE
- a CDS encoding acyl-CoA dehydrogenase family protein, with the translated sequence MSATLTGLVGDRADDWDRTGLLPVDLLRKLGAMGYLCAEVPTQYGGLGLSSGTSGEFTAHAGSLCSSLRSVMTSQGMAAWTIQRFGTARQKADHLGRLTTGQLAAVAFSEPDAGSDLSAMTTTIRLEGDEVVLDGQKVWITAAHYADHIVVFGRHEDGAAAVVVPVTTPGVTVERIADPLGCRAAGHARVSLVDVRLPAESVLGGAGVGLPLPLLVTAALAYGRMSVAWGCVGILRACLAATAGHARTREQFGRPLGRHQLVAGRLAELLASEQVATRMCEHASRCWDDGLPDMVIATVLAKHVSAGHAARGAASAVQIMASAGAQDGNVVARAYRDAKLMEIIEGSNEMCQLMLADHVLTAAP
- a CDS encoding 3-hydroxyacyl-CoA dehydrogenase family protein, with protein sequence MTTVENSAHDGGAAHRLAVLGAGVMGVGITTLALARGIPVILVDVDGAKLDEARARISQELRMARLMGVLPPDGAVGELVTATALDAVAGATAVIEAVTEARDLKAEVLAGVSAVVRPGTPLVSNTSSIPIDELAGFVPRPAELIGTHFMNPPYLIRTVEVIRGARTGEATMAGVRSLLDALGRKGVVVRDAPGFVTSRLLHPMINDAAKVVQAGTATAEAVDALMQDCLGHATGPLRTADLIGLDNLVDSLWVLHERTGDEGARPCDLLLEMVRAGDHGRKSGRGFYEYEEVRP
- a CDS encoding O-methyltransferase codes for the protein MATQINATSDLLSYVRNISVRDDDILAELRRETAALPAGEAMQVMAEEGQLLGLLVGLVKAKSVLEIGTFTGYSTLCMARALPADGRLVTLDISEKWPAIGADYWKRAGVSDRIEVRVGTAVETLGKLLAEKGAESFDLVFIDADKVNYPAYYEASLALLRPGGLIIVDNTLFFGRVTDPDAQDADTQGVRELNTLLHADDRVEISMLVMADGITLAHKKGV
- a CDS encoding DUF5988 family protein: MALTSTERPNALLRGGPQDISAQPEYRYVEESTEKLKVFQGNYYDHYEPTAENEVREGRAHRVYVWTGRTYVAE
- a CDS encoding HAD-IIIC family phosphatase — protein: MGDKSADGTPVTVKCLVWDLDNTLWRGTLLEDGEVSLPDSVREVIVELDARGVLQSVASKNDHEPAWSRLEELGLAEYFVLPQIGWGRKSDSVARIAEQLNFAQRTIAFVDDQPAERAEVVFHLPEVRCYAAEQVDELLKLPEFDPGTRTVDSARRREMYQAGFRREAERSEFNGPDEEFLRSLELVLGITRATPDDLARVEELTLRTSQMNATGVHYSDRALHGLLADPKHEVLVTTLTDRFGPHGAVGVLLLEKHASVWHLKLLATSCRVVSFGAGATILNWLADQAAQAGAHLAADFRRTDRNRMMEIAYRFAGFDDRPCACRAELAAPGAEIQLLHLEPARQPASPTIRVDAPDLV